From the Synechococcus sp. HK01-R genome, one window contains:
- the psaK gene encoding photosystem I reaction center subunit PsaK, producing MITSLLAIAPATVSWTPKVALVMVVCNVIAIGIGKATIKYPSEGAKLPNPAFFGGMGHAALLATTSLGHIIGIGAIQGLAARGVL from the coding sequence ATGATCACTTCGCTTCTGGCCATTGCTCCCGCCACGGTTTCCTGGACGCCGAAGGTGGCCCTCGTGATGGTGGTGTGCAATGTCATCGCCATTGGCATCGGCAAGGCCACCATCAAATACCCGAGTGAGGGTGCCAAACTCCCCAACCCCGCGTTCTTCGGCGGTATGGGTCACGCTGCTCTTCTGGCAACCACAAGCCTTGGGCACATCATTGGCATCGGCGCGATTCAGGGGCTTGCCGCCCGTGGCGTGCTCTGA
- the dxs gene encoding 1-deoxy-D-xylulose-5-phosphate synthase, with amino-acid sequence MQLSQLTHPNQLHGLSTAELEDVARQIRERHLEVVSNSGGHLGPGLGVVELTLALYQTLDLDHDRVVWDVGHQAYPHKLITGRYADFHTLRQQGGVAGYLKRCESNFDHFGAGHASTSISAALGMAIARDRRGENFKCVAVIGDGALTGGMALEAINHAGHLPQTPLLVVLNDNDMSISPPVGALSSYLNRMRLSPPMQFLSGSVEESMKHLPFMGGELPAELNRLKGSMRRLAVPKVGAVFEELGFTYMGPIDGHDLAEMTRTFQAAHRVGGPVLVHVITTKGKGYPYAEADQVGYHAQSAFDLSTGKARPSKTPKPPSYSKVFGQTLVKLCEQNGRVVGITAAMATGTGLDLLQKAIPEQYIDVGIAEQHAVTLAAGMACEGLRPVVAIYSTFLQRAYDQLIHDVGIQKLPVTFVLDRAGIVGADGPTHQGQYDISYFRAIPNFTVMAPCDEAELQRMLVTCLHHDGPTAIRIPRGPGEGVPLMEEGWEPLAIGCGEVLRQGDDLLIVAYGSMVSRAMATADLLATRGTEATVINARFLRPLDEQLIHPLAQRIGRVVTMEEGALAGGFGAAVLESLNDSGILIPLYRLGIPDCLVDHATPQQSFEALGLTPQQMADRITGHFPNLASSSPLDRTPTALVQG; translated from the coding sequence ATGCAACTGAGCCAATTGACCCATCCGAATCAGCTGCATGGCCTGTCCACGGCTGAGCTTGAGGATGTGGCAAGGCAGATTCGAGAGCGGCATCTTGAAGTTGTATCCAACAGCGGTGGTCACCTTGGCCCGGGTCTTGGGGTTGTGGAGCTCACCCTGGCCCTGTACCAAACCCTCGACCTTGATCACGATCGGGTGGTCTGGGATGTAGGCCATCAGGCCTATCCCCACAAATTGATTACGGGTCGCTACGCCGACTTCCATACCCTTCGTCAGCAGGGTGGAGTGGCCGGTTACCTGAAACGTTGCGAAAGCAACTTCGACCACTTTGGTGCTGGACACGCCAGCACCTCGATCTCTGCTGCCCTCGGCATGGCAATCGCGAGGGATCGTCGCGGAGAAAACTTCAAATGCGTTGCGGTGATTGGCGATGGAGCGCTGACAGGGGGCATGGCCCTTGAAGCGATCAACCATGCCGGACATCTTCCGCAGACCCCCTTGTTGGTGGTGCTGAATGACAACGACATGTCGATTTCACCACCGGTTGGGGCTCTCTCCAGTTACCTCAACCGCATGCGCCTGAGCCCGCCCATGCAATTCCTCTCGGGTTCCGTTGAGGAGAGCATGAAACATCTCCCCTTCATGGGCGGAGAATTGCCGGCCGAGCTGAATCGCCTGAAAGGCAGTATGCGGCGACTGGCCGTGCCGAAGGTTGGGGCTGTTTTTGAGGAGCTCGGCTTCACTTACATGGGGCCCATTGATGGCCATGACTTGGCCGAGATGACGCGCACATTCCAGGCGGCACACCGTGTTGGTGGTCCTGTCCTGGTCCATGTGATCACGACAAAGGGCAAGGGCTATCCCTATGCGGAGGCCGACCAGGTCGGCTATCACGCACAGTCCGCTTTTGATCTCTCCACTGGGAAGGCACGTCCCAGCAAAACACCCAAGCCTCCCAGCTACAGCAAGGTTTTCGGTCAGACCCTCGTCAAACTCTGTGAGCAGAACGGTCGGGTCGTTGGAATCACGGCTGCGATGGCCACCGGTACAGGTTTGGATCTCCTTCAGAAGGCGATTCCTGAGCAGTACATCGACGTCGGCATCGCTGAACAGCATGCCGTCACCCTCGCTGCCGGCATGGCCTGCGAAGGACTCAGGCCGGTGGTGGCGATCTACAGCACGTTCCTTCAAAGGGCCTACGACCAGCTCATTCACGATGTGGGCATTCAGAAGCTCCCCGTCACGTTTGTGCTCGATCGCGCTGGCATCGTCGGTGCTGATGGGCCAACCCATCAGGGTCAATACGACATCAGTTACTTCCGGGCCATTCCCAACTTCACAGTGATGGCCCCCTGTGATGAGGCGGAGCTTCAACGCATGCTCGTCACCTGTTTGCACCATGACGGACCAACCGCCATACGGATCCCACGGGGCCCGGGTGAAGGTGTGCCCTTGATGGAAGAGGGCTGGGAGCCCCTCGCCATCGGTTGTGGTGAGGTATTGCGTCAGGGTGATGACCTCTTGATCGTGGCCTACGGCTCAATGGTGAGCAGGGCAATGGCGACGGCAGATCTTCTGGCAACGAGAGGAACTGAGGCCACCGTCATCAATGCACGCTTCCTTCGCCCTCTGGATGAGCAACTCATCCATCCACTGGCGCAGCGGATTGGGCGTGTCGTCACCATGGAGGAGGGGGCACTGGCAGGCGGTTTTGGTGCTGCCGTACTGGAATCGCTCAACGACAGTGGAATTTTGATTCCCCTCTACAGACTCGGGATTCCGGATTGCCTTGTTGATCACGCCACACCACAACAGAGTTTTGAAGCTCTTGGGCTCACTCCACAGCAGATGGCCGATCGCATTACCGGGCATTTCCCAAATCTCGCTTCTTCGTCACCCCTTGACCGGACACCGACGGCGCTTGTGCAGGGGTAA
- the ilvA gene encoding threonine ammonia-lyase, biosynthetic encodes MDHYLPRILRARVYDVARETPLEPAANLSQRLGNSIWLKREDLQPVFSFKLRGAYNRMVQLDQDELERGVIASSAGNHAQGVALSAQTLSCRAVIVMPVTTPDVKVQAVRQRGAEVVLHGETYDEAYAEALRRSEAEGLCFIHPFDDPDVIAGQGTIGMEILRQLTSPPDVIYVAVGGGGLIAGIAAYVKSLWPGVEIIGVEPHDAAAMTLSLESGERIRLPQVGLFADGVAVREVGEHTFAIAQQCVDAMVTVSTDEICAAIKDVFEDTRSILEPAGALAIAGMKSDVARRGLKDRRLVAVACGANMNFDRLRFVAERAELGEEREAMLAVQIPEQAGSLRNLCELLASRSLTEFSYRMGDGSQAQIFMGVQVRDQADRDDLINHLLRHGYGCQDLSDDELAKVHLRHMVGGRLPVKALQESGRNCSELLYRFEFPERPGALMRFVSALHPEWTISIFHYRNHGADVGRIVVGVLVPENDRDDWNHFLRDLGYPSWEETGNPAYRLFLGPRQDPG; translated from the coding sequence ATGGATCACTATCTCCCCCGCATCCTGCGAGCCCGTGTCTATGACGTGGCCCGAGAAACCCCTCTGGAACCAGCAGCCAATCTGAGCCAGAGACTGGGGAACAGCATCTGGCTGAAGCGAGAGGACCTCCAACCTGTCTTTTCGTTCAAGTTGCGGGGTGCTTACAACCGCATGGTCCAGCTTGATCAGGACGAGCTGGAGCGGGGTGTCATTGCCTCAAGCGCTGGCAACCATGCCCAGGGCGTGGCCCTTAGCGCCCAAACCCTGAGCTGCAGAGCGGTCATCGTGATGCCGGTGACCACTCCAGATGTGAAGGTGCAAGCCGTCCGACAGCGCGGTGCGGAGGTCGTGCTGCACGGCGAGACCTATGACGAGGCCTATGCCGAAGCCCTGAGACGCAGTGAGGCCGAAGGGCTCTGCTTCATCCATCCATTTGATGACCCTGACGTGATTGCTGGTCAGGGCACGATTGGGATGGAAATCCTCCGGCAGCTGACCTCGCCCCCCGATGTGATCTACGTCGCCGTTGGAGGTGGTGGCCTCATCGCGGGAATCGCGGCCTATGTCAAGAGTCTTTGGCCAGGGGTGGAGATCATTGGCGTCGAACCCCATGACGCGGCTGCGATGACGCTGTCCCTGGAGTCTGGAGAACGGATCCGTCTTCCTCAAGTGGGGCTGTTTGCCGATGGTGTCGCTGTGAGGGAAGTCGGAGAGCACACGTTTGCAATCGCGCAGCAATGCGTCGACGCCATGGTGACCGTCAGCACGGATGAAATCTGTGCGGCGATCAAGGACGTCTTTGAGGACACGCGATCCATCCTTGAGCCGGCAGGAGCCCTGGCCATCGCAGGAATGAAATCCGATGTCGCTCGACGGGGTCTCAAGGATCGGCGTCTTGTCGCGGTGGCTTGTGGGGCGAACATGAATTTCGACCGATTGCGCTTCGTTGCCGAACGCGCCGAACTCGGTGAAGAGAGGGAGGCCATGCTGGCCGTTCAAATTCCCGAGCAAGCCGGCAGTCTCCGCAATCTCTGCGAATTGCTCGCATCACGAAGCCTCACGGAGTTCAGCTACCGGATGGGAGATGGGTCGCAGGCTCAGATCTTCATGGGCGTTCAGGTCCGTGACCAGGCTGATCGCGACGATCTGATCAACCACCTGCTGCGTCACGGGTACGGATGTCAAGACCTCAGTGACGATGAACTGGCGAAGGTCCATCTGCGTCACATGGTTGGCGGACGATTGCCCGTTAAAGCTCTTCAGGAATCAGGTCGGAATTGCAGCGAGTTGCTCTACCGCTTTGAGTTTCCAGAGCGCCCAGGCGCTCTGATGCGCTTTGTCAGCGCCTTGCATCCCGAGTGGACGATCAGCATCTTTCACTACAGAAATCACGGGGCTGACGTTGGCCGGATCGTTGTCGGCGTGCTGGTTCCAGAGAACGATCGAGACGATTGGAACCATTTCCTTCGGGATCTTGGATATCCAAGCTGGGAAGAAACCGGAAACCCTGCTTACCGCCTGTTCCTCGGGCCCCGGCAAGACCCTGGCTGA
- the scpB gene encoding SMC-Scp complex subunit ScpB: MADLLEISLPAKLEAILYLKGRPVGLAELAKHAEATERQVQEAMLTLIAAYAQRDTALEITSHGGRYGLQLRTGLGELVRDMLPVDLSTATLRTLATIALKKRILQSELVELRGSGAYDHIKELLQQNFVERQRHSEGRSYWLSLTEKFHRTFSVLPTTGPIAAETDEAA; the protein is encoded by the coding sequence ATGGCCGATCTGCTTGAGATCTCTCTCCCCGCCAAGCTTGAGGCCATCCTCTACCTGAAGGGGCGGCCGGTCGGCCTCGCGGAGCTGGCCAAGCATGCAGAAGCAACAGAACGTCAGGTGCAGGAAGCGATGCTCACACTGATCGCTGCCTACGCCCAGCGGGATACAGCGCTTGAAATCACGAGCCATGGCGGCCGATACGGCCTGCAACTCAGGACGGGACTCGGAGAACTCGTGCGCGACATGTTGCCTGTTGACCTCTCCACCGCGACTCTGAGAACGCTTGCCACCATTGCGCTCAAAAAGCGCATCCTCCAGTCGGAACTCGTCGAGCTGCGAGGCTCAGGCGCCTACGACCACATCAAGGAACTGCTTCAGCAGAACTTTGTTGAGCGACAACGTCACAGCGAAGGACGTTCGTATTGGTTAAGCCTGACCGAAAAATTCCACCGCACGTTCTCCGTGCTGCCCACCACAGGCCCAATCGCCGCCGAGACCGACGAGGCTGCATAG
- a CDS encoding YggT family protein: MAYDIISSLLQILAQTLQIYSLVLIVRVLLSWFPNLDWGNPVLSTVSSITDPYLNAFRGLIPPLGGLDLSAIIAFIALSLMEQLLTSASFAFAGAVSF; this comes from the coding sequence ATGGCTTACGACATCATTTCCAGCCTCCTGCAGATTCTTGCCCAAACACTGCAAATCTATTCGTTGGTGTTGATCGTGAGGGTGTTGCTGAGCTGGTTCCCAAATTTGGACTGGGGCAATCCCGTGCTGAGCACGGTCAGCTCCATCACCGATCCTTATCTGAATGCCTTCCGCGGCTTGATCCCACCCCTGGGAGGACTGGATCTCTCCGCGATCATCGCCTTCATCGCCCTGAGCCTCATGGAACAGCTGCTCACTTCGGCAAGCTTCGCGTTTGCAGGTGCCGTCAGCTTTTAA
- a CDS encoding nucleoside triphosphate pyrophosphohydrolase family protein yields the protein MDLNGYQQAARTTARYPDVGQNPIYPTLGLAGEAGEVADKVKKVLRDSDGCFDEQIREDLKLELGDVLWYVAQLASELDLSLESVAAANLEKLSSRAERGMLGGSGDRR from the coding sequence ATGGATCTGAATGGCTATCAGCAGGCCGCGAGAACAACCGCCCGCTATCCGGATGTCGGTCAAAATCCGATCTATCCGACCTTGGGACTTGCAGGAGAAGCCGGAGAAGTCGCCGACAAGGTCAAGAAGGTGCTGAGAGATTCCGATGGCTGCTTTGACGAGCAAATTCGAGAGGATCTCAAGCTTGAGCTCGGAGATGTGCTCTGGTATGTCGCACAGCTGGCCTCGGAGCTGGACCTCAGCCTTGAATCAGTGGCTGCCGCGAACCTTGAGAAGCTCTCCAGCCGAGCCGAGCGCGGAATGCTCGGAGGCAGTGGCGACCGACGTTAA
- the pyk gene encoding pyruvate kinase produces the protein MAQIDLNRRTKIVATIGPATESPERIRELIQAGATTFRLNFSHGDHSEHAVRIATIRQVASELGLHIGILQDLQGPKIRLGRFADGPITLAKGASFALTSRSVSCDQSIATVTYDKLAEEVTSGSRILLDDGRVEMKVERVDLDNQTLHCQVTVGGVLSNNKGVNFPDVQLSVRALTDKDRTDLAFGLQQGVDWVALSFVRNPSDMLEIRELIRQHGHSTPVVAKIEKFEAIDQIDSILPLCDGVMVARGDLGVEMPAEEVPLLQKELIQKANSLGIPIITATQMLDSMAASPRPTRAEVSDVANAILDGTDAVMLSNETAVGDYPVEAVETMATIARRIERDYPQRRIESHLPSTIPNAISSAVSTIASQLNAAAILPLTKSGATAHNVSKFRPAAPILAITSEVTVARKLQLVWGVTPLLIAQQNSTSGTFTTAMGAAQDLGLLKEGDLVVQTAGTLAGVAGSTDLVKVGIVSAVLGRGTGMGQGTVSGRVRLVQCPGDACKIEKGEILVVRDTSADDLDAIREAAAVITEEPVETAHAAVIAQRLGTPLIAGVANATRHLLEGEVVTLQIRDGLVHRGTSVNTAI, from the coding sequence ATGGCCCAGATCGATCTGAATCGCCGTACCAAGATCGTGGCCACCATCGGGCCCGCCACCGAGTCGCCTGAGCGGATCCGTGAGCTGATTCAGGCTGGCGCAACCACCTTCCGCCTGAATTTCTCCCACGGAGACCACAGCGAGCATGCTGTGCGGATTGCCACCATCCGTCAGGTGGCCAGTGAATTGGGACTGCACATCGGCATCCTTCAGGATCTGCAGGGGCCCAAAATTCGATTGGGTCGCTTTGCCGACGGTCCGATCACCCTGGCCAAGGGAGCCAGCTTCGCCCTGACCTCGCGCTCTGTGAGCTGTGATCAGTCGATCGCGACCGTCACCTACGACAAGCTTGCTGAGGAAGTCACCAGCGGCAGTCGCATTCTTCTCGACGACGGGCGTGTCGAGATGAAGGTTGAGCGCGTGGACCTCGACAATCAAACCCTGCACTGTCAGGTGACCGTTGGGGGAGTTCTCTCCAACAACAAAGGGGTGAACTTTCCAGATGTTCAGTTGTCAGTTCGGGCTCTGACCGACAAAGACCGCACCGACTTGGCATTCGGACTCCAGCAGGGGGTCGACTGGGTGGCCCTCAGCTTCGTGCGTAATCCCTCCGACATGCTGGAGATTCGCGAACTGATCCGCCAGCACGGTCACAGCACCCCTGTTGTGGCGAAGATCGAAAAGTTTGAAGCGATCGATCAGATCGATTCAATCTTGCCCCTCTGTGATGGGGTCATGGTGGCCAGGGGAGACCTTGGGGTTGAGATGCCCGCGGAAGAGGTCCCACTACTCCAAAAAGAGCTGATCCAGAAGGCCAACAGCCTTGGAATCCCAATCATCACGGCCACCCAGATGCTGGACTCCATGGCAGCCAGTCCAAGGCCCACTCGCGCGGAGGTGAGCGATGTGGCCAACGCCATCCTTGATGGCACCGATGCGGTCATGCTCTCCAATGAAACCGCCGTCGGTGACTATCCGGTAGAAGCTGTTGAAACGATGGCAACGATCGCGAGGCGGATCGAAAGGGACTACCCCCAGCGTCGGATCGAAAGCCATCTGCCCAGCACCATTCCGAATGCGATTAGCAGCGCAGTGAGCACCATCGCCAGCCAGCTCAATGCAGCGGCAATCCTGCCCCTCACCAAGAGTGGCGCGACAGCTCACAACGTCAGCAAATTCAGGCCTGCAGCGCCAATTCTTGCCATCACCAGTGAAGTGACGGTGGCTCGGAAGCTGCAACTTGTCTGGGGGGTGACTCCACTGTTGATCGCGCAGCAAAACAGCACCTCTGGAACCTTCACCACCGCGATGGGCGCAGCACAGGACCTTGGACTCCTGAAGGAGGGAGACCTGGTGGTTCAGACCGCTGGAACCCTCGCAGGCGTTGCTGGATCCACCGATCTCGTCAAGGTCGGCATCGTGAGTGCCGTGCTCGGTCGCGGCACAGGGATGGGGCAGGGGACGGTCAGTGGCAGGGTCAGGCTCGTCCAGTGTCCTGGTGACGCCTGCAAAATCGAGAAAGGCGAGATCCTTGTGGTGCGTGACACCAGTGCCGACGATCTGGATGCCATCCGCGAGGCTGCTGCAGTGATCACCGAGGAACCGGTTGAAACGGCGCATGCGGCAGTGATCGCCCAACGTCTTGGCACTCCCCTGATCGCCGGCGTTGCCAATGCGACACGCCACTTACTCGAGGGCGAAGTGGTGACACTTCAGATCCGCGACGGATTGGTGCACCGCGGCACTAGCGTCAACACAGCAATCTGA
- a CDS encoding ABC transporter permease produces the protein MAPKLPIGETVGMALNTLRANRLRSLLTMLGIIIGNASVISLVGVGRGAQNLAEDQLSNLGANVLFVVPGNNDTRRQGVAFPRTLVLEDAEAIASQVPSVLRVAPQITSSEVIQSGSRSATSSISGVTPEFLAVRSFEVARGRFLSEQDEKGARSVAVIGPDLKDKLFPTGQAIGRSLRIRNQSFEVIGVMAPKGAVFGTNQDENAYIPLTTMVSRLTGRDPTYGVSLSFISVEARDEASTGPAKFQITNLLRQRHRILREDDFAVRSQKDALTIVSTITGGLTLMLGAIGGVSLLVGGIGIMNIMLVSVSERTEEIGLRKALGARSSDVLVQFLVESLVLASLGGLIGTAVGLGSVAAVAAITPLPASIGAGTVLLTVSLSGSIGLFFGVVPARRAARLDPIVALRSL, from the coding sequence ATGGCCCCCAAGCTGCCCATCGGTGAAACGGTGGGCATGGCCCTCAATACGCTGAGGGCCAATCGGCTGCGCAGCCTTCTGACGATGCTCGGCATCATCATTGGCAATGCGTCTGTGATCAGCTTGGTGGGCGTGGGCCGCGGTGCCCAGAACCTGGCTGAAGACCAACTGAGCAACCTTGGTGCGAACGTGCTGTTCGTCGTGCCTGGCAACAACGACACACGCCGTCAGGGAGTTGCCTTCCCACGCACCCTCGTCCTTGAAGATGCCGAGGCCATTGCCAGCCAAGTGCCCAGCGTCTTGCGGGTGGCCCCCCAGATCACCAGCAGTGAGGTGATCCAAAGTGGGTCCCGTAGTGCCACCAGCTCCATCTCCGGGGTGACCCCCGAGTTTCTTGCAGTTCGCAGCTTTGAAGTGGCTCGCGGAAGGTTTCTCAGTGAGCAAGACGAGAAGGGGGCGCGCAGTGTCGCTGTGATCGGTCCTGATCTCAAGGACAAACTGTTCCCGACCGGGCAGGCAATCGGTCGCAGCCTCCGCATTCGCAACCAGAGCTTTGAAGTCATCGGCGTGATGGCCCCCAAAGGCGCTGTGTTTGGCACCAATCAAGACGAAAACGCTTACATCCCCCTCACGACGATGGTGAGTCGCCTGACGGGAAGGGATCCCACCTACGGCGTCAGCCTCAGCTTCATCAGCGTGGAGGCTCGGGATGAAGCGAGCACCGGCCCTGCGAAATTCCAGATCACCAACCTGCTGCGTCAGAGGCATCGCATCCTGCGGGAGGACGACTTCGCGGTGCGTTCTCAGAAGGATGCGCTCACAATCGTGAGCACCATCACCGGGGGCCTCACGTTGATGTTGGGTGCCATTGGGGGGGTGTCCCTGCTGGTGGGTGGCATCGGCATCATGAACATCATGTTGGTCTCCGTCAGTGAGCGCACTGAGGAAATCGGGCTACGGAAAGCCCTTGGAGCCCGAAGTTCCGATGTGTTGGTGCAGTTTCTGGTGGAGTCCCTCGTTCTGGCCAGCCTTGGCGGTCTCATCGGTACGGCAGTCGGCCTCGGGAGCGTTGCTGCAGTTGCAGCGATCACCCCACTTCCGGCGAGCATTGGCGCAGGCACGGTGCTGCTAACGGTGTCACTCTCCGGATCAATCGGACTGTTTTTTGGAGTGGTTCCAGCCCGACGTGCGGCACGTTTAGACCCAATCGTGGCCTTACGCAGCCTCTGA
- the ftsH gene encoding ATP-dependent zinc metalloprotease FtsH, translating into MNQRWRQLALWVLPVVVALVLAWQVIGTGGLQALRPGGPTEAPRNAAVARMSYGRFLDYVESGRVTAVDIYDGGRNAVVEAVDPDLDNRVQRLRVDLPGLAPELINTLKQEGISFDIHPPRSAPPALGILGNLLFPLLLIGSLIFLARRSNGMPGGPGQAMQFGKTKARFAMEAETGVKFDDVAGVAEAKQDLQEVVTFLKQPERFTSVGAQIPKGVLLVGPPGTGKTLLAKAIAGEAGVPFFSLSGSEFVEMFVGVGASRVRDLFKRAKENSPCLIFIDEIDAVGRQRGAGIGGGNDEREQTLNQLLTEMDGFEGNSGIIIIAATNRPDVLDSALMRPGRFDRQVTVDAPDIKGRLSILEVHSRNKKLDSDLSLDSIARRTPGFTGADLANLLNEAAILTARRRKDAIGLAEIDDAVDRIIAGMEGQPLTDGRSKRLIAYHEVGHALVGTLIKDHDPVQKVTLIPRGQAQGLTWFSPDEEQMLVSRAQLKARIMGALGGRAAEDVVFGHEEVTTGAGGDIQQVASMARQMVTRFGMSDLGPMSLEGGSQEVFLGRDLMTRSDVSDAISKQIDEQVRAMVKRLYEETVSLVSSHRSLMDQLVERLIELETMDGDEFRTLVAETTTIPEKERFSPVLNP; encoded by the coding sequence ATGAATCAGCGTTGGCGCCAGCTTGCTCTCTGGGTTCTCCCCGTCGTTGTCGCCCTTGTGCTGGCGTGGCAGGTGATCGGCACTGGCGGTCTCCAGGCGCTGCGTCCCGGTGGTCCGACTGAAGCACCTCGCAATGCGGCTGTCGCTCGCATGAGCTATGGCCGTTTCCTCGATTATGTGGAATCAGGGCGAGTGACGGCGGTCGACATCTACGACGGTGGACGCAATGCGGTGGTTGAAGCCGTGGACCCGGATCTGGACAATCGCGTTCAACGCCTGCGAGTGGACCTTCCCGGTTTGGCTCCAGAGCTCATCAACACGCTGAAGCAGGAAGGCATCAGCTTCGACATTCACCCCCCCCGCTCAGCGCCCCCAGCCCTTGGGATTCTTGGCAATCTCCTGTTCCCATTGCTTCTGATCGGGTCTCTCATCTTTTTGGCTCGCCGATCCAACGGCATGCCCGGCGGCCCAGGTCAGGCAATGCAGTTCGGCAAGACGAAGGCCCGTTTCGCGATGGAGGCTGAGACGGGTGTGAAATTCGACGATGTGGCCGGCGTTGCCGAGGCCAAGCAAGACCTTCAGGAGGTGGTCACCTTCCTGAAACAACCCGAGCGCTTCACCTCCGTTGGAGCACAAATCCCCAAAGGCGTCTTGCTCGTCGGCCCACCGGGTACCGGCAAGACCCTTTTGGCGAAGGCCATCGCTGGCGAAGCCGGAGTTCCGTTCTTCTCCCTCTCCGGCTCGGAATTCGTCGAAATGTTTGTGGGTGTCGGCGCCAGCCGAGTGCGTGATCTCTTCAAACGTGCCAAGGAAAACAGCCCCTGTTTGATCTTTATCGATGAAATCGATGCGGTGGGTCGTCAGCGTGGAGCTGGTATTGGTGGAGGAAACGATGAGCGGGAGCAGACCCTCAACCAGTTGCTGACCGAGATGGACGGCTTCGAGGGCAACAGCGGCATCATCATCATCGCCGCTACAAACCGTCCTGACGTCCTCGATTCCGCCTTGATGCGCCCCGGCCGCTTTGACCGTCAGGTCACTGTGGATGCCCCAGATATCAAGGGTCGCCTTTCAATCCTTGAGGTTCATTCTCGTAACAAGAAACTCGACAGCGATCTCTCGCTCGACAGCATTGCCCGTCGCACCCCTGGTTTCACGGGTGCTGACCTGGCCAATCTCCTCAACGAAGCGGCGATCCTCACAGCCCGCAGACGCAAGGACGCCATCGGCCTGGCCGAAATCGATGATGCCGTCGATCGGATCATCGCTGGCATGGAGGGTCAGCCCCTCACCGATGGACGAAGCAAGCGTCTGATTGCATACCACGAAGTGGGCCATGCTCTCGTGGGAACACTGATCAAAGATCACGACCCTGTTCAGAAGGTGACCTTGATCCCCCGTGGGCAAGCGCAAGGCCTGACCTGGTTCTCTCCTGACGAGGAACAGATGCTGGTGTCGAGGGCGCAGCTGAAGGCAAGGATCATGGGCGCTTTGGGTGGCCGTGCCGCCGAGGATGTGGTCTTCGGCCATGAAGAAGTCACGACCGGTGCCGGTGGTGACATTCAACAGGTGGCTTCCATGGCCCGGCAGATGGTGACCCGCTTTGGCATGAGTGATCTCGGCCCCATGTCGCTTGAGGGCGGCAGCCAGGAGGTGTTCCTCGGCCGCGATCTCATGACCCGCAGTGATGTCTCTGATGCGATCTCCAAACAGATCGACGAGCAAGTGCGTGCCATGGTGAAACGTCTTTACGAGGAGACCGTCAGCTTGGTGAGCTCCCATCGATCCCTGATGGATCAACTGGTCGAACGTCTGATCGAACTCGAGACCATGGACGGAGATGAGTTCCGCACTTTGGTAGCAGAGACAACCACCATCCCCGAGAAGGAGCGCTTTTCACCGGTTCTTAACCCCTGA
- the clpP gene encoding ATP-dependent Clp endopeptidase proteolytic subunit ClpP, with translation MIPIVIEESGRGERAFDIYSRLLRERIIFLGEAVTSESANRIVAQLLFLEAEDPEKDIYLYINSPGGSVYDGLGIFDTMQHIKPDVHTVCVGLAASMGAFLLCAGTKGKRSSLQHSRIMIHQPLGGARGQASDIRIQADEILFLKDKLNRELSERSGQPLDKIQVDTDRDFFMSPQEAVTYGLIDSVIDRRPVHPV, from the coding sequence ATGATCCCGATCGTGATTGAAGAGTCGGGCCGGGGTGAAAGGGCTTTTGATATTTACTCTCGATTGCTGCGTGAGCGAATCATCTTTCTCGGTGAAGCAGTGACCAGTGAGTCGGCCAATCGAATCGTGGCCCAGCTTCTGTTTCTAGAAGCTGAGGACCCAGAAAAGGACATTTATCTCTATATCAATTCCCCTGGTGGTTCCGTCTATGACGGGCTTGGCATCTTTGACACGATGCAGCACATCAAACCGGACGTGCACACCGTCTGCGTTGGTCTGGCCGCCAGCATGGGTGCGTTTCTTCTCTGCGCTGGCACGAAGGGCAAACGCAGCAGTCTGCAGCATTCCCGCATCATGATTCACCAGCCTCTCGGCGGTGCCCGTGGTCAGGCCAGTGACATCAGAATCCAGGCGGATGAGATTCTCTTCCTCAAAGACAAACTCAATCGGGAACTCTCCGAACGCAGCGGACAACCCCTGGACAAGATTCAGGTTGACACCGACAGGGATTTCTTTATGTCGCCCCAAGAAGCCGTTACCTACGGTCTCATTGATTCAGTGATTGATCGCCGACCGGTTCATCCTGTCTGA